The Streptomyces sp. NBC_01268 genome segment CGAGCCCCGAGCGGCCGAGGGCGCGCAGGGTGACGGCGGTCTTGAGGACGTCGGGCCGCCGGGTGGTGCGCAGCGACCGCCCGAGGAGGTCGGGCAGTCCGGCGTCGGTGTCGTCGTCGGCGTTCAGGTAGTCGGCGCTGTGTCCGAGGACGGCGAGGTCGTCGGCGTCCCGGACGGCGAGCAGCCCGGCGGCGGCCGGCTGCCAGCCCAGTTTGTGCAGGTCGACGGTGACCGTGCGGGCCCGGTCGAGGCCGGCGAGGAGCGGTCGGTGCCGGTCGCTGAAGAGGAGCGGGCCGCCGTAGGCCGCGTCCACGTGGAGGTCGGCGTTCCCGTGCGCCGCGCACAGCTCGGCGATCTCCGGGAGCGGGTCGATCAGTCCGGCGTCGGTGGTGCCGGCGGTGGCGGCGACCAGCAGCGGTCCGGGGAGGTCGGTGAGCGCCTGCTCCAGGGCGACCGGGTCCATGGTGCCGCTCGGGGCCGGCACGAGGACCGGCTCGGGCAGGCCGAGGAGCCAGGCGGCGCGCCGGAAGGAGTGGTGGGCGTTGGCTCCGACGAGCGTCTGCACGGTGCCGCCGCGTTCTCGCGCGAGGAGCAGGGCCAGCTGGTTGGACTCGGTGCCGCCGGTGGTGACCAGGGCGTCCGGGCGGGGCGCGGCCGGGAACGCCTCGGCGGCGAGGGCGGCCGTGACCAGGTCTTCGAGCACGGAGGCGGCGGGGGCCTGGTCCCAGGAGTCCAGCGACGGGTTCAGCACGGAGGCGGCGAGGTCGGCGGCGGCCGCGAGGGCGAGCGGCGGGGTGTGGAGGTGCGCCGCGCACAGCGGGTGCGCGGGGTCGGCCGCCCCGGCGGCGACCGCCCGCACGACGGCGGACAGCGCCTCGGCGGCCCCCGACCCGCTCCCGGGCAGCGCCTCCCCCAGGGCCTCCCGCACCTGATGGGCCACCGCCCGGGGGCCCCCGGCCGGGAGGGGGCCGCCGCGGTCCTCCGCTCCGGCGCGGAGGGCGTCGAGGACCGTGTCGAGGAGGGGACGGAGCTGCTCGGGGCCGGGGGCGCCTCCGGCGAGGGGTGCGGCACGCATGGACGACAGAGTGCCGGGGGTTCTGGGGGTTTGTCCGGAGAGTGGGGTGGTGTGACCCGAACGGGGGACGGGCGGGTGGGCCTTCGCCCCGCGGTGCGGGGCGAAGGCCCAGGATGGAGCGGGCTGCAGGTCGTGCCCGGGAAGCGGCGCGGTCGGCCCGAAGGGCGGGGCCACGGGCCGGGCGGGACCTCCCGGACGCGGCCTAGCCGCGCACGCGCAGCGCCCGGCGCAGGTCGTCGAGCTGGTCGACCAGCTTGCGGTGGAGGGCCGGGATGGCCTTGTCCTCGGCGAGGTGGCGGTCGCCGAGGGCGAGGGAGTCGGCGTCGACCGCGTCCGCGGGGAAGGCCCAGCGGCCGGCGGCCTCGGCGATGGCGGGGCCGCGGCGGTCGGCGAGGGCCAGGGCGGCCGGGTAGAAGCGGGCCACGTAGGGGTGCAGCAGCTCGGCCTGTTCGGGCTTCCAGAAGCCCTGGGCGGTGGCCGTGAACAGGTAGTTGGAGAGGTCGTCCGCGTCGAACATGGACGCCCAGGCGGCGGCCTTGGCCTCCTCGGTCGGCAGGGCGGCGCGACAGCGGGCGGCACCCTCCTGGCCGGTGGCGCTGGGGTCGCGGTCGAGTTCGGCGGCGATGGTGGCCTCGTCCGTGGCGCCGAGGACGGCGAGGCGGGCGAGGATGCGCCAGCGGAGCTCGGGGTCGAGCTCGGGGCCGCCGTGGACGGTGCCGTCGGCGAGCCAGGTGGCGATCTTGTCGGGGGTGGTGGCGCTGTCGATGTAGGTGCGCACGGCGGTGAGGCGCAGGCCGGGCGCGTCGCCGTCCTCGGTGCGGCGCATCAGGTCGCGGGCGATCTCGCAGATCGTGGCGAGGGCGGCGGGGCGGTCGGCGGCGGAGACGTACCGGTCGGCGATCTGGCCGCGGGCGAAGCCCAGGACGCCCTGGACGACGGCGAGTTCGGTCTCCTCGGGGAGGTGCGCGAGGGCGGAATCCAGGTAGTCGGCGGGCGCCAGTTCGCCGTCGCGGACCATGTCGCGGAGCGCGTTCCAGACGACGGCGCGGGTGAGGGCGTCGGGGACGCGGGAGAGGCCGCGCAGGACGGTCTCCTGTGACACCTCGTCGAAGCGGATCTTGGCGTAGGTGAGGTCGCCCTCGTTGAGGACGACGAGCGCGGGGCGCGGGCCGGTGAGTTCGAGCGGGGCGGCCTGGGGGACGTCGAGCTCGTGCCGGGCACGCAGCACGAGGTCGCCGGCGGCGTCCCGGTCGTACACGCCGACGGCGACGCGGTGCGGACGGCTGCCGTCGCGGTCGACGGTGAGCCGCCACTGCTTGCCCTCGCCCTCGACGCGCGGGGTGAGGACGTCGACGCCGGTGGTGCGCAGCCACTGCTCGGCCCAGCCGTGGACGTCGCGGTCGGTGGCGGCGGCGAGGTTGTCGATGAAGTCGGCGAGGGTGGCGTTGCCGAACTTGTGGCGCTTGAAGTGGATGTTGATGCCGGCGAGGAAGTCCTCCTCCCCCATCCACGCGACGAGCTGGCGCAGCGCGGAGGCGCCCTTGGCGTAGGAGATGCCGTCGAAGTTGAGGAGGGCGGAGGCGGTGTCGGGGACGGCGTCCGGGTCGGGGGCGACGGGGTGGGTGGAGGGCCGCTGGTCGGCCTCGTAGCCCCAGGCCTTCCGGGTCGCGCCGAAGTCGATCCAGGTGTCGGCGAAGCGGTCGGAGCAGGCCTCGTTGATGGTCTGGAAGCCCATGTACTCGGCGAAGGACTCGTTCAGCCAGATGTCGTCCCACCAGCGCAGGGTGACGAGGTCGCCGAACCACATGTGGGCCATCTCGTGGGCGATGACCATGGCGCGGGTCATCCGCTCGGTGTCGGTGACGGCGGAGCGGAAGACGAACTCGTCGCGGAAGGTGACGAGGCCGGGGTTCTCCATGGCGCCCGGGTTGAACTCGGGGACGAAGGCCTGGTCGTACGAGTCGAAGGGGTACGGCTCGTCGAACTTCTCGTGGTACCGGTCGAAGCAGGCCTTGGTGATGTCGAGGATCTCCTCGGCGTCGGCGTCGAGGTGGGGGGCGAGCGAGCGGCGGCAGTGGATGCCGAAGGGCAGGCCGGCGTGCTCGGTGCGGACGGAGTGCCAGGGGCCGGCGGCGACGCAGACGAAGTAGGTGGAGAGCAGCTGGGTGGGCGCGGCGGTCCAGCGCCCGTCGGCGCCGCGCTCCGTGACGCCGTTGGACAGGACGGTCCAGCCCTCGGGGGCGGTGACGGCGATCTCGAAGACGGCCTTGAGGTCGGGCTGGTCGAAGGCGGCGAACACCCGCTGGATGTCCTCCATGAACAGCTGGGTGTAGACGTACGCCTCGCCGTCGGTGGGGTCGGTGAAGCGGTGCATGCCCTCGCCGGTGCGGGAGTAGCGCATGGTGGTGGCGATGCTCAGGGTGTGCTCGCCCTCGGTGAGGGTGAGCGGGAGGCGGTTGCCGTCGAGGGCGGCGGTGTCGAGGGCTTCGCCGTCGAGGACGGCGGAGTGCAGGGCTTCCGGCTTGAGCTCGACGAAGCTGGTCCCGGCGGCGCGGGCGGTGAACCGGATGAGACTGGTGGACTCGAAGGTCTCGTCGCCGGTGGTGAGGTCGAGCTCCACGGTGTAGCGGTGGACGTCGAGGAGCTGGGCACGGGTCTGCGCTTCGTCGCGCGTCAGTACGGACATGGGGGCCATGCTGCCTGATGCCCCCCTGCCCCGGCAGGGGGGTTCGGATTTACGCCAGGCCGGCGCCGTCCAGGTGGGCGAAGGCCGCGGAGATCCGGGGCCGGTCGTAGCCGGCGGGGCCCTTGGCGCCGCTGGAGAGCAGGGCGTGCAGCAGGAGCCGGGCCTTGGCGGGGGCGAGCGGGCCGGCCGGGACGAGGCCGCGGTGCAGCAGGTCGTACTCGGAGCCGGGGCCGCGATAGGTGTGCGAGAGGGTCGCGCCCGCGCCCGTGCGGGAGGCGAGGACGACCGGGATGCGCTCGGCGAGCGCGGCGAGGGGTTCGACGAGCCCGGCGGGGACGTGGCCCGCGCCGAAGGCGGCGACGACGAGGCCGTCGTACCGGTCGGCGACGGCGTCGAGGAGTTCGCCGCGGTCACCGAGGGAGAGGGTGAGCAGGGCCACCCGTACGGCGGGGTCGACGGTGAGCGGGCAGAGCCGGGACGGCACGGCGGGGCGGAGCAGGATCCGCGGCTCGCCCTCGACGACGGCGCCGAGGGGTCCGGCGCCGGGCGAGGTGAACGTGGCGACGGAGGTGGTGTGGGCCTTGTGGGCGAAGCGGGCGGCGTGGATCTCGTCGGCGAGCACCACGAGGACGCCGAGGCCGCGGCAGCCGGGGTCGGCGGCGACGGCGAGGGCGGCGGCCAGGTTGGCGGGGCCGTCGGCGCCGGGCAGGTCGGGGCGGCGCATGGCGCCGGTGACGGCGATGGGCTCCTCGGTGGTGCAGAGCAGGTCGAGGAGGAAGGCGGTCTCCTCCAGGGTGTCGGTGCCCTGGACGACGACCGCGCCGGAGCCGGCGGCGACGGTCGCGCGCACCTCGTCGGCGAGGGCCGCGAGGTCCTCGAAGGAGAGCGAGGAGCTGGGCACGCGGCGGAAGTCGCGCAGCTCGACGTCGACGCCCTCGGGGGCGACGCCGAGTCCGGCGAGCACCTCGGTGCCGGTCATGCGGGCGGCGTCGCCGCCTCGCGCGGAGATGGTGCCTCCCAGCGTGAATACGGTGACCCGCGCCATCAGCGTGCTCCGTCCGCGATCGTCTCGTGGTGGCGGATGACCTCCGCGATGATGAAGTTCAGCAGCTTCTCGGCGAAGGCCGGGTCCAGTTTCGCGCTCCCGGCGAGTTCCCGCAGCCGGGCGATCTGCCGGGCCTCCCGGGCCGGGTCGGCCGGCGGCAGCTCGTGCTCGGCCTTGAGGACGCCGACCTGCTGGGTGCACTTGAAGCGCTCGGCCAGCATGTGGACCACGGCGGCGTCGATGTTGTCGATGCTCTCGCGCAGCCGGGTCAGCTCGGCGACGACGGAGGGATCGATGCCGCCGGTGCCCCCGGCCTCGCCGGTGCCGCTGGTGCCGTGGGTGCCACTGGTGTTGCCGGACTCGCTGGACTCGCTCATGAGCAGCGACCTTATCCGGATCTCGGCAGGATCGTGGGCGGGTGTTCGGGATCCGGAACGGTGGTGCTCCAGCCGCCCGGGACGCTTCTGCCCTGTTGTTCGCGGAAGCGGATGGGGGCGGTGCCGACACGGCGGGTGAACAGGCGGGAGAAGTAGGCGGGGTCGTCGTAGCCGACCCGGCGGGCGACGGCGGCGACCGGGAGGTCGGTCCCGGCGAGGAGTTCCTTGGCGCGGCCGAGGCGGACGGTGAGCAGGTAGTCCTTGGGGCTGCAGCCGGCGGCGCGGCGGACGGCGGTGCGCAGCTCGGCGGCGGTCATGCCGTGCCGGGCGGCGTGTTCGGCGACGGTGAGGCGGCTGAAGGCGTCGCGGGCGAGGGCGGTGAGGACGGGGTCGCCGTCGGCGTTGGTGTCGGCGCGGGAGCGGCGCAGGGCGACGAGGAGCTCGTGGACGGCGGCGCCGGTCTCGACCTCCAGGAAGGGGTTGCCGGGGCGGGCGGCGCGGGCGATGCGCCCGATCGCGGCGCGGGCGGGGGCGGCGTCGGCGAGGGGGACGACGGGCCGGTCGGGTTCGATGTAGCCGAGCTCGGTGTAGGTGGCGGTGGCGGGCCCGGTGAAGTCGACGAAGGACTCGTCCCAGCCGGTGCCGGGGTCGGCGGCGTAGTGGTGGGGCACGCCGGGGGTGAGCCAGATGACGGCGGGGGCGGTGACGGTGGTGCGGCGCCCGTCGGGGCCCCGGTACCAGCCGCCGCCCGAGCTGACGAGGACGGCGACGTGGTGGTCGAGGGTGCGCGGGCCGACGGTGGGCAGCGTGCCGTGCTGGAGTCCGACGCCGAGGCAGACCAGACCGAGGCGGTGGTGGACGGGTCCGGGCGTGAAGTAGCGCATCCAGGTGTGGTACATCGCGCGGCAGCCTCCTCAGCGCCCGTCGAAGGGTCCAAACTGCGACGATCTTTGTCCATGGACCGGTCCGCCGCCAGAGGGTGAAGGTGAGGCGCATGAGCGAGTTCGTGGTGGGTGACGAGGACTTTCTTCTCGACGGGCGGCCCGTGCGGCTGCTTTCGGGGGCGCTGCACTACTTCCGGGTGCACGAGGAACAGTGGGCGCACCGGCTCGGCATGCTGCGGGCGATGGGCCTCAACTGCGTCGAGACGTACGTGCCGTGGAACCTGTACGAGCCGGAGCCCGGCCGCTACGGGGACGTGGACGCGCTCGGGCGGTTCCTGGACGCGGTGGCGGACGCGGGGATGTGGGCGATCGTGCGCCCCGGCCCGTACATCTGCGCCGAGTGGGAGAACGGCGGCCTGCCGCACTGGCTGACCGGGCCGCTGGGGCGGCGGGTGCGCACGGACGACGCGGAGTACCTGGCGCACGTGGAGCGCTGGTTCCGGCGGTTGCTGCCGCAGGTGGTGGAGCGGCAGATCGGCCGCGGCGGTCCGGTGGTCCTGGTGCAGGTGGAGAACGAGTACGGCAGCTACGGCACCGACGCCGGCTATCTGCGGCGGGTCGCCGATCTGCTGCTCGCCTGCGGGGTGGAGGTGCCGCTGTTCACCTCGGACGGCCCGGAGGACCACATGCTGACGGGCGGTTCGGTGCCCGGGGTGCTCGCGACGGCGAACTTCGGCTCGGGGGCGCGGGAGGCGTTCGCGACGCTGCGGCGGCACCAGCCGGGCGGCCCGCTGATGTGCATGGAGTTCTGGTGCGGCTGGTTCGACCACTGGGGCACGGAGCACGTCGGGCGGGACGCGGCGGACGCGGCGGCGACGCTGCGGGAGATCCTGGAGTGCGGGGCGTCGGTCAACGTCTACATGGCGCACGGCGGGACCAGCTTCGCCGGGTGGGCGGGGGCGAACCGGGCCGGGCGGCTGCACGAGGGCGCGCTGCGGCCGACGGTCACCTCGTACGACTACGACGCGCCGGTCGACGAGGCGGGGCTGCCGACGGAGAAGTTCTGGCGCTTCCGCGAGGTGCTCGCCGCGTACGCGGAGGGGCCGCTGCCCGAGGTGCCGCAGCCGCCCACCCGGATCGGCGCGCCCGCGGCCGGGGCGATGGACGGGTGGGCGCCGCTCGCGGAGGTGCTGTCGGTGCTCGGTGGCGCGGAGACGGTCTCCCCGACGCCGCCGACCTTCGAACAGCTGGGCGTGGACCGGGGCCTGGTCCGCTACCGGGTGCAGGTGCCGGGCCCCCGGCAGCCGTACCCGCTGGCGGTGGCGGGGCTGCGCGACCGGGCCTCGGTGTACGTGGACGGGATCTTCGCCGGGGTGCTCGACACGGAGGAGGCCGTGCTGCCGGAGCCGGTGGCGGGGCCCGCGGTCGTCGAGCTGTGGGTGGAGTCCCTGGGCCGGGTGAACTACGGGCCGCGGCTCGCGGAGCCGAAGGGCGTCACGGGCGGCATCCGGCACGAGCGGCAGTACCTGCACGGGGTACGGGCCCGGGGCCTGCGGCTCGACGCCTTCGAGGCGGCGGCGGTGGACAAGGTCCCGTTCGTCCCGGCCCCTGCGGCCGCCGGCCCGGGGCTCCACCGCGGCACGGTGACGGTCCCCTCCCCCGGTGACGCGGCCCTGCGCCTGCCGGGCTGGACCCGCGGCTTCGTCTGGGTCAACGGCTTCTGTCTGGGCCGCTACTGGAACACCGGCCCGCAGGACGCGCTGTTCGTCCCGGGCCCGGTGCTGCGGGAGGGCCCGAACGAGGTGTGGGTGCTGGAGCTGGAGGGCGGGGCGGGGGGCGCGGTGGAGCTGGGGTAGCGGGCGCGGGGTTGCGCCGCGGGCGGCGGGGCGGCTCGCGCGGGGGTCAGCCGCGGGCGGCCGGGGCGGCTCGCGCGGGCGGGGGTGCGGGAGAACCCGTGCGCGCAGGAGGTGCCCTCGGGAGCCCCGTACGCACGGAGGTGCCCGGGGCTTCGCGCCCCGGGCACCCCGCGTCACGTGTCCGTCCGTCCGCTACAGCGAGGCAGCGGCCGCCTTGATCGCGGAGGCGAAGGTCGAGACCTCGGTGTAGACGCCGGGGTAGCCGGCGCGGGCGCAGCCCTCGCCCCAGCTCACGATGCCGACCTGGACCCAGGCGTTGGTGTTGTCCTTGCGGAACATCGGGCCGCCGGAGTCACCCTGGCAGGTGTCGACGCCGCCCTGGCTGAACCCGGCGCAGATCTCCTCGGCGGGGACGAGCGAGCTGCCGTACGCGGACTGGCAGGAGGCGTCCGAGACGAACGGGACGACCGCCTTGCGCAGGTAGCGCTGCTGGCTGCCGCCCTCGGTGGCGGCGCCCCAGCCGGCCACGGTGAAGTCGCCGTTGTTGTACGCGGTGGTCTCGGCGATCTTCAGGTTGGGCAGGCTGTTGATCGGCGAGGCCAGCTTGATGAGGGCCCAGTCCTTGCCCTGGCCGTTGTAGCCGGGGGCCTGGTAGACCTTGGTCGACCTGACCTTGATGGCGCTGCTGGACTGCAGGTCGACGACCCCGGCGGTGGCCGTGATGCTCGTGTTGGGGCCGGAGCCGTTCACGCAGTGCGCGGCGGTGAGGACGACCTGCGGGGTGATCAGGGAGCCGCCGCAGCCCATGGAGAGCCGGACCATCCAGGGGAACTCGCCCTGGGCGGCGCGGACGCCGCCGACGACCGGCGCGGGCGCGGCCGAGGCGGTGGTGGGCTGGAGGCTGACGGCGGCGAGGACGACGGCGCCGGCCGCAGCGATCTTCTGCAGCGCGCGGACCAGACTGTTCTTCTGCATGCGACTGCCTTCCTTCATGGGGGGTTGATCTTGATGGCATGAGCCCGTCAAGACGTGGTCCGGATTATGGACACCGCCCGACGGGGGCAACAAGAAGGCCTTTTCGGCCAGGCGGGGGACGCCCGGGGACACCGGCCACGCCGCCCGTACCCTGGACGGCAGGGGGTGGTCCGGGATGCCGCACAGCGACGAAGTCTCCCGTGTCGTCCACGGGTTCCCGCACCTCGACACGGTCCGGGCCGCCATCCGCGCGCTCTACCGACGTCTCTCCCCCGACGGCGTGCGGCGTTACGAGTCGAGCCTGCCCGCCTCCGACGTCGCCGTCGAGGACCCGGAGGGGCTCCACCTCGGCGCGCAGGCCGCGGCCCGCGCCCTCGTCCGGCACCTGCGGCTGCCCGACGCCCGGATGGTGGTGAGCTTCCGCGCGATGGAACACGCGGCGGGCGTCGAACTGACGGCCGGTCCGGAGTACTTCGTCGAGCTCAACGAACGCTTCGCCCGGCCGGCCCATCGCCGGGACATCGGCGCCGCCCTCGCCCACGAGATCACCCACGTCCTGCTGCACCGCCTCGGGCTCGCCTTCCCCACGACGCCCGAGAACGAGATCCTCACCGACGTCGTCACCACCTACCTCGGCGCGGGCTGGCTGCTGCTCGACGCGTTCCGGCAGGACGGCATGTCCAGTCAGAAGCTGGGCTACCTGACGCCCGAGGAGTTCGGCTACGTCCTCGCCAAGCGGGCCGAGGTCTTCGGTGAGGACCCGTCCCCGTGGTTCACCAGCGCGGTGGCGTACGACGCGTGGGTCCGGGGCCGGGAGGAGGCCGCCCGCGACTGGCGGCACCCTCCGCTCGTGGGCGCCGGCTGGGCCGCCCGGCGGCGCGCCCGGGCCGGCGGTGACGGCGTCTTCCCCTGCCCGGCCTGCGGTCAGCGGCTGCGCGTGGCGCCCGCGCGGGGGCGGGTCAGGGCCCGGTGCGGAGTGTGCGCCACCGTTCTGGAATGCGCACCCTGACCGCACGTCAAGGAATGGATTTGCGCCGTTCGGGCGACTCGGGTGAGGGTCGGGCGCATGAGCACGTTGTTCGAGGCGCTGTGGAACGGGGACGACGACGGGGTCGTACGGGCCCTCCGGGCCGGGGCGGACCCCGAGGCGCGGGAGGACGCCGAGACCGCGCTGTACCGCGCGGCCGTCGGCAACCAGCCGGTGGCGGTCCGGCTGCTGCTCGCCGCCGGAGCGGACCCGGCCCGGCGCGGCGGCGAGGACGACGCCGACCTGCCGCTGTGCGGGGCGGCCTGCGGCGGCCACGCCGAGGTGGTGCGGGCGCTGCTGGCCGCGGGCGTGGACCCGGACCAGGAGGAGGGCTACGGCTTCACCGCCCTGGCCTGGGCGATCCGGCTCGGCCACACGGAGGTGGTGCGTGAGCTGCTCGAGGCGGGCGCCGCCCCGGACCGGCCGGGACCCGACGGGCTCGCCCCGCTCGTGGCCGCCGCCCGGCGCGGC includes the following:
- a CDS encoding chorismate mutase — translated: MSESSESGNTSGTHGTSGTGEAGGTGGIDPSVVAELTRLRESIDNIDAAVVHMLAERFKCTQQVGVLKAEHELPPADPAREARQIARLRELAGSAKLDPAFAEKLLNFIIAEVIRHHETIADGAR
- a CDS encoding asparaginase, translating into MARVTVFTLGGTISARGGDAARMTGTEVLAGLGVAPEGVDVELRDFRRVPSSSLSFEDLAALADEVRATVAAGSGAVVVQGTDTLEETAFLLDLLCTTEEPIAVTGAMRRPDLPGADGPANLAAALAVAADPGCRGLGVLVVLADEIHAARFAHKAHTTSVATFTSPGAGPLGAVVEGEPRILLRPAVPSRLCPLTVDPAVRVALLTLSLGDRGELLDAVADRYDGLVVAAFGAGHVPAGLVEPLAALAERIPVVLASRTGAGATLSHTYRGPGSEYDLLHRGLVPAGPLAPAKARLLLHALLSSGAKGPAGYDRPRISAAFAHLDGAGLA
- the pepN gene encoding aminopeptidase N, with protein sequence MSVLTRDEAQTRAQLLDVHRYTVELDLTTGDETFESTSLIRFTARAAGTSFVELKPEALHSAVLDGEALDTAALDGNRLPLTLTEGEHTLSIATTMRYSRTGEGMHRFTDPTDGEAYVYTQLFMEDIQRVFAAFDQPDLKAVFEIAVTAPEGWTVLSNGVTERGADGRWTAAPTQLLSTYFVCVAAGPWHSVRTEHAGLPFGIHCRRSLAPHLDADAEEILDITKACFDRYHEKFDEPYPFDSYDQAFVPEFNPGAMENPGLVTFRDEFVFRSAVTDTERMTRAMVIAHEMAHMWFGDLVTLRWWDDIWLNESFAEYMGFQTINEACSDRFADTWIDFGATRKAWGYEADQRPSTHPVAPDPDAVPDTASALLNFDGISYAKGASALRQLVAWMGEEDFLAGINIHFKRHKFGNATLADFIDNLAAATDRDVHGWAEQWLRTTGVDVLTPRVEGEGKQWRLTVDRDGSRPHRVAVGVYDRDAAGDLVLRARHELDVPQAAPLELTGPRPALVVLNEGDLTYAKIRFDEVSQETVLRGLSRVPDALTRAVVWNALRDMVRDGELAPADYLDSALAHLPEETELAVVQGVLGFARGQIADRYVSAADRPAALATICEIARDLMRRTEDGDAPGLRLTAVRTYIDSATTPDKIATWLADGTVHGGPELDPELRWRILARLAVLGATDEATIAAELDRDPSATGQEGAARCRAALPTEEAKAAAWASMFDADDLSNYLFTATAQGFWKPEQAELLHPYVARFYPAALALADRRGPAIAEAAGRWAFPADAVDADSLALGDRHLAEDKAIPALHRKLVDQLDDLRRALRVRG
- a CDS encoding helix-turn-helix domain-containing protein — protein: MYHTWMRYFTPGPVHHRLGLVCLGVGLQHGTLPTVGPRTLDHHVAVLVSSGGGWYRGPDGRRTTVTAPAVIWLTPGVPHHYAADPGTGWDESFVDFTGPATATYTELGYIEPDRPVVPLADAAPARAAIGRIARAARPGNPFLEVETGAAVHELLVALRRSRADTNADGDPVLTALARDAFSRLTVAEHAARHGMTAAELRTAVRRAAGCSPKDYLLTVRLGRAKELLAGTDLPVAAVARRVGYDDPAYFSRLFTRRVGTAPIRFREQQGRSVPGGWSTTVPDPEHPPTILPRSG
- a CDS encoding glycoside hydrolase family 35 protein, whose translation is MSEFVVGDEDFLLDGRPVRLLSGALHYFRVHEEQWAHRLGMLRAMGLNCVETYVPWNLYEPEPGRYGDVDALGRFLDAVADAGMWAIVRPGPYICAEWENGGLPHWLTGPLGRRVRTDDAEYLAHVERWFRRLLPQVVERQIGRGGPVVLVQVENEYGSYGTDAGYLRRVADLLLACGVEVPLFTSDGPEDHMLTGGSVPGVLATANFGSGAREAFATLRRHQPGGPLMCMEFWCGWFDHWGTEHVGRDAADAAATLREILECGASVNVYMAHGGTSFAGWAGANRAGRLHEGALRPTVTSYDYDAPVDEAGLPTEKFWRFREVLAAYAEGPLPEVPQPPTRIGAPAAGAMDGWAPLAEVLSVLGGAETVSPTPPTFEQLGVDRGLVRYRVQVPGPRQPYPLAVAGLRDRASVYVDGIFAGVLDTEEAVLPEPVAGPAVVELWVESLGRVNYGPRLAEPKGVTGGIRHERQYLHGVRARGLRLDAFEAAAVDKVPFVPAPAAAGPGLHRGTVTVPSPGDAALRLPGWTRGFVWVNGFCLGRYWNTGPQDALFVPGPVLREGPNEVWVLELEGGAGGAVELG
- a CDS encoding S1 family peptidase, translated to MQKNSLVRALQKIAAAGAVVLAAVSLQPTTASAAPAPVVGGVRAAQGEFPWMVRLSMGCGGSLITPQVVLTAAHCVNGSGPNTSITATAGVVDLQSSSAIKVRSTKVYQAPGYNGQGKDWALIKLASPINSLPNLKIAETTAYNNGDFTVAGWGAATEGGSQQRYLRKAVVPFVSDASCQSAYGSSLVPAEEICAGFSQGGVDTCQGDSGGPMFRKDNTNAWVQVGIVSWGEGCARAGYPGVYTEVSTFASAIKAAAASL
- a CDS encoding pyridoxal phosphate-dependent decarboxylase family protein, giving the protein MRAAPLAGGAPGPEQLRPLLDTVLDALRAGAEDRGGPLPAGGPRAVAHQVREALGEALPGSGSGAAEALSAVVRAVAAGAADPAHPLCAAHLHTPPLALAAAADLAASVLNPSLDSWDQAPAASVLEDLVTAALAAEAFPAAPRPDALVTTGGTESNQLALLLARERGGTVQTLVGANAHHSFRRAAWLLGLPEPVLVPAPSGTMDPVALEQALTDLPGPLLVAATAGTTDAGLIDPLPEIAELCAAHGNADLHVDAAYGGPLLFSDRHRPLLAGLDRARTVTVDLHKLGWQPAAAGLLAVRDADDLAVLGHSADYLNADDDTDAGLPDLLGRSLRTTRRPDVLKTAVTLRALGRSGLGALVDACMALAEELAERVEKAPGLELYARPTLTTVLFRPYGAPDEAVAGIRRTLLTEGRAVLGRAAADGRLWLKATLLNPHATPGDLAQILTLVEGGTDR